From bacterium, a single genomic window includes:
- a CDS encoding rubredoxin: MKKYRCTICDYIYDPAAGDPDSGIAPGTPFEKIPDDWVCPICQVDKSNFEPLD, translated from the coding sequence ATGAAAAAGTACCGCTGCACGATCTGCGATTACATCTACGACCCGGCCGCCGGGGATCCTGATTCCGGCATTGCGCCGGGGACCCCGTTCGAGAAGATCCCGGACGACTGGGTCTGCCCCATCTGCCAGGTGGACAAAAGCAACTTTGAGCCGTTGGATTAA